A section of the Plasmodium knowlesi strain H genome assembly, chromosome: 3 genome encodes:
- a CDS encoding mediator of RNA polymerase II transcription subunit 8, putative: protein MYELGEGAREEEAGEHMDVSINNIANKLANILYITNVSMKENFGARNALQYAKFINDMKSYSVNLIQAMNNISADFYSYTCLPVHTIPRNPYNNIQDVNTITSNLSVDDGAEKIKEDKNTLHTFRTTYHPKDFDTILKHIEQFNDNIFSALNNMQHAKASSQRYAETQTYGTVLSDRLKSKERDSEHLEVYVAKVNYGLF, encoded by the coding sequence ATGTACGAACTGGGAGAGGGCGCCCGGGAGGAGGAGGCCGGCGAACACATGGATGTGAGCATCAACAACATCGCCAACAAGCTAGCCAACATCCTCTACATCACCAATGTGTCCATGAAGGAAAACTTCGGAGCGCGCAACGCCTTGCAGTATGCCAAGTTCATTAATGACATGAAATCCTACAGTGTAAATTTGATCCAGGCAATGAACAACATAAGTGCAGATTTTTACAGCTACACTTGCTTGCCTGTGCATACCATCCCCAGGAACCCCTACAACAATATCCAAGATGTCAACACGATTACGAGTAATCTCAGTGTAGACGATGGGgcggaaaaaattaaagaggaCAAAAACACGCTGCACACATTCAGAACGACCTATCACCCAAAAGATTTCGACACCATCCTCAAACACATAGAGCAATTTAACGATAACATTTTCTCCGCACTGAACAACATGCAACATGCTAAGGCTTCTTCTCAAAGGTATGCCGAGACACAGACATACGGAACGGTGCTCTCCGACCGTTTGAAGAGCAAGGAGAGGGACAGCGAACACTTGGAGGTGTATGTAGCCAAGGTCAATTACGGTCTCTTCTAG
- a CDS encoding PP-loop family protein, putative: MHTPRRSCGEQFDQPSTHRCLTSRAHLDTEAQISDVLLYPEEGPNGKADLGQGRRPALKENVKCKKKEGGASRKALLKNICAVINEESEERMKQLDELNIGMSNIGKNRNGRNVLEIFGNSGNHVEKSSAVNELSLNGETIQIVEAYWLCTLKNRHFYSFLKKKKKLIFSVSAGVDSLSLFYSFLFVLYKILVILRYRYSESYESILHILNRVYSYSHDDIDEIVRFSEGDSALRFFASVLNNITVLYCNHATREECIKEKNFVKNICRRHKLRFRTKLLKNNWEATPKNEPTRKRGNNFLLLAREWRRHVYVQLTRQLEKQARRERHARTAQGRDLNFIYTNGRNMLKYRYRDYVSDLEHYIRLANRKPISEVLLRGEAPRGPWPNRSVSGPMGTCSATPRTTARARKFVKSLIFLGHHRNDNNETVLFQFLRGAFIKNLKGMKFLTSIKDCLIYRPFIKLRKIHLYMYMQIVKKSWRFDTSNRKLSASRNFIRHVIIPSISSMLGGGVSSAGNMASNTTTGTAIKTDALGKTDNTVSTAVRDELQIAGVYEYPALDRKLSNIMAQTANLDSHLQFCTNLFSIYMHNKYYNNQHNSKHNEHHNEHHNEHHNEHHNEHHNEHHNEHHNEQHNEQHNSRKNEGSTNPFIKEYQTMQSKLYNTFFGTRNDQMDALISINKILYEHNFFLQIFNFLEFFILPSTFIRIQILHEMVKKYTGVSLTYGNVDRVYNSLSQFVRSYACSTIGETTSMNGQMDLSSLPDGRGEAPGGDDNQPCNLSPQGVISSVNEKIRIIDLDGSNKLLVNRIFFRIVNSREKKQKDSEKPPPHLREKNANIYILDGISAQVCRINRRNVNNMISEKGTYLLIKKRRKKKKEKFEIYIRYLKRNDLLHMGRRPIKATKFLSRRAIPPIYMFSLPLVHISNFKKNNLVFLHLFGEIIQNANFSVQEFVQMSDMHSSFVYSIRFGR, from the coding sequence ATGCACACACCCCGTCGTAGTTGCGGGGAGCAATTCGATCAACCTTCTACACATCGATGTTTGACGAGCAGGGCCCACCTCGACACGGAGGCGCAAATTAGCGATGTTCTGCTCTATCCCGAAGAAGGcccaaatggaaaagcaGATCTGGGACAGGGAAGAAGACCCGcgttaaaagaaaatgttaagtgtaaaaaaaaagaagggggagcTTCGAGGAAGGCActcttaaagaatatatgTGCTGTAATAAATGAAGAGAGTGAAGAACGAATGAAGCAGTTGGATGAACTAAACATAGGCATGAGCAACATCGGCAAGAATCGCAACGGTAGGAACGTGTTGGAGATTTTCGGCAATAGTGGTAACCATGTGGAGAAGAGTTCAGCAGTGAATGAACTTTCCTTGAATGGTGAAACGATCCAAATTGTGGAGGCCTACTGGTTGTGCACGCTGAAAAATAGACATTTctattcatttttgaaaaaaaaaaaaaaattaattttcagCGTCAGCGCGGGGGTGGATTCCCTTTCCCTCTTttactccttcctttttgttctgtACAAAATTCTAGTGATCCTACGGTACAGATACTCTGAAAGTTACGAATCCATATTGCACATATTAAATCGCGTGTATTCCTATTCGCATGATGATATAGACGAGATTGTCCGTTTCAGTGAGGGAGATAGTGCACTTCGCTTTTTTGCTTCCGTTTTGAACAACATAACCGTTCTGTACTGCAACCACGCCACGAGGGAGGAGTGCATCAAGGAGAAGAActtcgtaaaaaatatttgcagGAGACACAAGCTGAGATTCCGCACCAAGTTGCTCAAGAACAACTGGGAGGCTACTCCAAAAAATGAACCGACTCGTAAACGAGGAAATAACTTTCTGCTTCTGGCCAGAGAATGGAGGAGACACGTATACGTACAGCTAACCAGGCAACTGGAGAAACAGGCCAGGAGGGAAAGACACGCGCGTACAGCGCAGGGGCGCGACCTGAACTTCATATACACAAATGGGAGGAACATGCTTAAGTACAGATACAGGGATTATGTGAGCGATCTAGAACACTACATAAGATTGGCTAATAGGAAACCTATTTCGGAAGTGCTTCTTAGGGGTGAGGCGCCAAGGGGCCCGTGGCCGAACAGGTCAGTAAGCGGTCCGATGGGCACGTGCAGTGCCACTCCGCGTACCACCGCTCGAGCCCGGAAGTTTGTGAAGTCCCTCATATTTCTGGGGCATCACCGCAACGACAACAACGAAACGGTGTTGTTTCAGTTCCTCAGGGGAGCGTTCATCAAAAACCTGAAAGGCATGAAATTTCTCACCTCGATTAAGGATTGCCTAATATATAGGCCATTTATCAAGTTGAGAAAAATTCAcctgtacatgtacatgcagATTGTGAAGAAATCTTGGCGTTTCGACACGTCTAACCGGAAATTGTCCGCCTCGAGAAACTTCATCAGGCACGTTATCATTCCGAGCATTTCCTCGATGCTTGGGGGAGGGGTCTCCAGTGCAGGCAACATGGCATCAAACACGACCACAGGTACGGCAATAAAGACTGACGCGTTAGGGAAAACTGATAACACTGTTAGTACCGCTGTAAGGGATGAGCTGCAAATCGCCGGCGTGTACGAGTACCCCGCACTGGACCGCAAGCTAAGCAACATCATGGCCCAGACGGCCAACTTGGATAGCCACCTGCAGTTTTGCACCAACCTCTTCTCCATATACATGCACAACAAGTACTacaacaaccaacacaacagcAAACACAATGAACACCACAATGAACACCACAATGAACACCACAATGAACACCACAATGAACACCACAATGAACACCACAATGAACACCACAATGAACAACACAATGAACAACACAACAGCCGCAAAAACGAGGGAAGTACAAACCCGTTCATCAAGGAATATCAGACCATGCAAAGTAAATTGTACAACACTTTCTTTGGAACACGGAACGACCAAATGGATGCACTCATATCCATtaacaaaatattatatgaacataatttcttcttacaaatttttaattttctggaattttttattttaccctCCACATTTATCCGCATACAAATTCTCCATGAAATGGTGAAGAAGTACACGGGGGTCAGTTTGACCTATGGCAATGTAGACCGTGTGTACAACTCTCTCTCCCAGTTTGTTCGATCTTACGCGTGCAGCACCATAGGGGAAACGACATCCATGAATGGACAAATGGATTTATCTTCTCTGCCTGATGGGAGGGGAGAAGCACCAGGTGGAGATGACAATCAACCGTGTAACTTATCACCCCAGGGGGTAATTTCCTCAGTTAACGAGAAAATACGAATTATAGATCTGGATGGAAGCAACAAACTCCTCGTTAATAGAATTTTCTTTCGCATAGTAAACAGTcgggagaaaaaacagaaggacTCTGAGAAGCCCCCTCCTCACCTACgagaaaaaaacgcaaataTATACATCCTCGACGGTATATCAGCACAGGTCTGCAGAATCAACCGCAGGAATGTTAACAATATGATTAGTGAGAAAGGCACATACCTGTTGattaaaaagaggagaaaaaaaaaaaaggaaaagttcgAAATATACATTCGTTACTTAAAGAGGAATGATCTCTTACACATGGGAAGAAGGCCCATCAAAGCAACAAAATTTCTTTCCAGGCGTGCCATTCCCCCGATATACatgttttccctcccccttgtGCATAtatcaaattttaaaaaaaacaacttggTTTTTTTACACCTCTTTGGGGAGATAATACAGAATGCAAACTTTTCTGTTCAGGAGTTTGTGCAGATGAGCGACATGCACAGTTCCTTCGTTTACTCCATTCGCTTTGGGAGGTAG
- a CDS encoding DEAD box ATP-dependent RNA helicase, putative, protein MVLLKHASKGRAIVSRVTGGGRSTFSGGRDHALVSRRENAPSCGESYLREFTNGDKIVYDNAEDLLKFCDRKFKKFRSELNILTSSNREYVPYHLFDFFLSPGSFEGLHEKLALKVEQLKEAQSDVRKIGKTCLQGDSRLYGDNVDDYSLYFLPHLPDPMEGDVDQSAGPEACVQEKIIHYGEKSKNVKKENTLSLLQVKQVKHLDMDSYIKLSLQRNLQVKYLTTVQYCLFPLFVKNYDILIHSVKGTGKTLSYCLPLVHKIIAQLGKLKRDYPHLKENYFLALIICPNRILVEQTYAILKKLLMYHPYGIICHYMHGKKNMNMQGEIDELKKKKPHIIVSTPASLINHMKFTSSFKDMFFLCDTIIVDEAYFLLNSNYLHNVLTIKDVLPKGHQTVLLTCHVNNFLRHLAFRFLRLNYVYLNLVHNCVYDDDTFEATTGGGRDPQCHYAEDGSEERSGLVNLTNRVNPPFQLYHRLNAQLLSLHKNNILNCSQLEKLWYCKDAKTFYDHVNAFDAYLVGGPGHPTEEKSFNDEQSSHTEVHTSLEDKTTADERTNEEDPLEREYETLPPKYVNKKGEGKKREEHLEEQKQKLTLNHSDYNNYTQFSRTHMNYEENKGRNIPTHIFLTQEYLIYESDKLALLIFNILCRELLSSDGIKIVVFMPTVKMIQFFYVIFKHYIFKGYLCLLYLRAKQSTHGGYYTNIKGDNNSYDNGGYANSDSSCAHPQSNHYNKGHVTFSVSSTPFVLTHSELHSKAEGGSEGKNGSIDLGISATGSSHNMESPHSNRDKENSEENNCNPADDNHQREYELLKDVIFSCLHSKLSLDKKMYTLNRFNNSEGKSKQVLFASSLLCQGIEVDKVDLVIQVGVCTTVDEYVMRTNLATSKNTKGRSLLLLNELEGHYLFTLYKNNIMISCISRSYLRDIYKDNPLLDALLKYKRRGVTMPTGCSEDDQRSTEQFVKDRDKDDDVGEESGEKDAHTGEFSPHQGRKDHDAYNLPLRHIEWHKHEHLLCSCELMYRSLLGFYCQQNKFLKYEKWQVPSLIKSMIYSFGYFDNFYVTKSMAARLQILNAPDLFVKFNATPRSVLMSALPSYKGYKSQMGELWRKGRVGNQLSEVSPSGEDPSFDTEQEDANLEGKAKRRESDDYERHPLYFPIRTYLS, encoded by the coding sequence ATGGTGCTTCTGAAGCATGCGTCCAAGGGGCGAGCCATTGTTAGTAGGGTGACCGGAGGAGGGAGGTCAACGTTCAGCGGGGGGCGCGACCATGCGCTGGTTTCACGCAGAGAGAATGCCCCCTCGTGTGGGGAATCCTATCTAAGGGAGTTCACCAACGGAGACAAAATTGTGTACGACAATGCGGAGGACCTGCTCAAATTCTGCGACAGAAAATTTAAGAAGTTTCGATCCGAGCTAAACATACTGACATCATCCAACAGGGAATATGTGCCCTACCACTTGTTTgacttcttcctctccccaGGATCATTCGAGGGGTTGCACGAAAAGTTGGCCCTCAAGGTGGAGCAGTTAAAGGAGGCACAATCAGATGTGCGGAAAATCGGGAAAACATGCCTCCAGGGGGATAGCAGACTTTATGGTGACAATGTTGACGATTATTCCCTCTATTTTTTGCCACACCTGCCCGATCCGATGGAAGGGGACGTGGATCAGAGTGCAGGCCCCGAAGCATGTgtgcaagaaaaaataatacattatggggagaaaagtaaaaatgtgaagaaagaaaacacaTTGTCGTTACTGCAAGTGAAACAAGTTAAGCACCTAGACATGGATTCGTATATTAAGTTAAGTTTACAGAGGAATTTGCAAGTGAAATATTTAACAACAGTTCAATACTGTTTATTTCCActgtttgtaaaaaattacgacATTTTAATTCACTCCGTTAAAGGCACAGGGAAGACACTATCGTACTGCCTCCCACTTGTCCACAAAATAATTGCACAGCTAGGTAAACTTAAGAGAGACTATCCTCACTTGAAGGAAAACTACTTCCTTGCACTGATTATCTGTCCAAACAGAATTCTCGTCGAACAAACATATgcaattttgaagaaattacTTATGTACCATCCATATGGAATTATATGCCACTATatgcatggaaaaaaaaatatgaacatgcaAGGTGAAATTGatgaactaaaaaaaaaaaaaccacatATTATTGTGAGCACTCCAGCTAGCTTGATCAATCATATGAAATTCACCTCTTCCTTCAAagacatgttttttttatgtgacaCGATCATTGTGGACGAAGCATATTTCTTATTAAATTCAAATTATTTACACAACGTTTTAACAATTAAGGATGTTCTGCCCAAGGGCCATCAAACTGTTTTACTAACCTGTcatgttaataattttttaaggcaCTTGGCCTTCAGATTTTTACGCCTCAATTATGTGTACCTAAATTTAGTGCACAACTGTGTGTATGATGATGACACATTTGAGGCTACGACTGGGGGGGGTAGGGACCCCCAGTGTCATTACGCAGAAGATGGAAGTGAAGAACGGAGCGGCCTTGTAAATTTAACCAATCGGGTCAACCCCCCATTCCAACTGTACCACCGACTGAATGCCCAACTACTTTCCCTCCACAAAAACAACATACTGAACTGCTCCCAGCTAGAAAAGCTTTGGTACTGCAAAGACGCCAAGACGTTTTACGATCACGTTAATGCATTCGATGCGTACCTAGTAGGGGGCCCAGGCCATCCAACAGAAGAGAAAAGCTTCAATGATGAGCAATCATCTCACACTGAGGTGCATACTTCCTTGGAAGATAAAACTACTGCAGATGAACgcacaaatgaagaagaccCTCTTGAACGAGAATATGAAACACTCCCTCCCAAATATGTGAATAAAaagggtgaaggaaaaaagagggaagaacACCTGGAAgagcaaaaacaaaaactcACTCTGAACCACAGTGATTACAATAACTACACACAATTCAGCCGCACACACATGAATTATGAAGAGaacaaagggagaaatatcCCCACGCACATATTCCTAACACAAGAGTACTTAATATATGAATCGGACAAACTTGCCTTACTAATTTTCAATATTCTTTGCAGAGAGCTCCTCTCAAGTGATGGTATAAAAATAGTCGTCTTCATGCCAACTGTAAAAATGATCCAGTTTTTTTACGTCATTTTCAAGCACTACATTTTTAAGGGTTATCTGTGTTTGCTCTACCTGCGCGCAAAGCAAAGCACCCACGggggatactacaccaataTCAAGGGCGATAACAACAGCTACGACAACGGGGGGTACGCTAATTCGGACAGTTCCTGTGCTCACCCCCAGAGTAATCACTACAATAAGGGTCACGTTACCTTTTCAGTCTCCTCCACCCCCTTTGTTCTGACCCATTCAGAACTGCACAGCAAAGCAGAGGGAGGATCCGAAGGTAAGAATGGTTCCATAGACTTAGGGATTAGCGCAACAGGCAGTTCTCACAATATGGAAAGCCCACATTCAAACAGAGACAAAGAAAATAGCGAAGAGAACAATTGCAACCCTGCTGATGATAATCACCAACGTGAGTACGAACTACTGAAGGATGTCATATTCTCCTGCTTACACTCCAAATTGAGtttagataaaaaaatgtacacccTGAACAGATTTAACAACTCGGAGGGGAAGAGCAAACAAGTTTTATTCGCCTCCTCCTTGTTGTGTCAAGGGATAGAAGTAGACAAGGTGGACTTGGTAATACAGGTAGGGGTGTGTACCACCGTTGATGAATACGTTATGAGGACGAATCTCGCCACATCGAAAAACACCAAGGGGCGCAGCCTGCTCTTGTTAAACGAATTAGAGGGACATTATTTGTTCACTCTTTACAAAAACAACATTATGATTAGCTGTATAAGCAGGAGCTATTTGAGAGATATATATAAGGATAATCCTTTGTTGGATGCTCTGTTGAAGTATAAGCGCAGGGGAGTCACTATGCCAACTGGATGTAGCGAGGATGACCAACGCTCAACGGAGCAATTCGTTAAAGATAGGGACAAGGACGACGATGTAGGTGAAGAATCGGGGGAAAAGGATGCACACACAGGGGAATTTTCCCCTCATCAGGGGAGAAAAGATCACGATGCTTATAACCTCCCACTGAGACACATCGAATGGCACAAGCATGAGCACCTGCTCTGTTCATGCGAGCTCATGTACAGATCACTCCTCGGTTTTTACTGTCAGCAAAACAAATTTCTCAAGTATGAAAAATGGCAAGTACCAAGTTTAATTAAAAGTATGATTTACTCCTTTGGctattttgataatttttatgtaacGAAATCCATGGCTGCGAGACttcaaattttaaatgcacCTGACCTGTTCGTGAAGTTTAATGCCACCCCGCGGAGTGTACTTATGTCCGCGTTGCCATCTTACAAGGGGTACAAGTCTCAAATGGGTGAACTTTGGCGGAAAGGCCGCGTAGGTAATCAGTTAAGCGAAGTATCACCCTCTGGGGAGGACCCCTCATTTGACACAGAACAGGAGGACGCCAACTTGGAAGGAAAAGCGAAAAGACGCGAAAGTGATGATTACGAAAGGCATCCCCTGTATTTCCCGATTCGCACGTATTTGTCCTGA